Proteins from a genomic interval of Nitrosomonas sp.:
- a CDS encoding NADH-ubiquinone oxidoreductase: MTTILLPFSVIWPLLLAGMLQIPRLHTLALGLSPWAAFPALPIALFAADHTIIELPWLLLGSEWGLDLTGRVFLVLTGVLWGLTCWHSRYHLPSTQQARFFSWFHLALAGNIGLIVSLDMLSFYLFFTLMSFASYGLIAHTRSEQAWYAGKCYLILVILGEAALFAALILTASTCNTLLFETARPLLAQSEWLNTILLLTWIGFGIKVGTIGLHVWLPLAHPAAPPPASAVLSGIMLKAGLLGWLRLLPLGETTLENWGEWWMVLGLLATFYGALIGLTQRDAKTLLAYSSISQMGLLTAAVGLGLIVPHAWPQILTTILIYSLHHGFAKGALFMGAGMLLHAHPASRKWLLTGLLLPALSLVGAPLTSGWLAKSLLKTQATHAPGYWEVLWQNLLPASAVATALLMARFVLLTTRIKNQPDNTLSAPDHKYFAPWIILLLLITIIPMAVNWLDDFEISHSLIINSLWPLILATLLFLYLHRQTTRNSPLGRRIAHLVIPPGDMLVFYEYGIRRILLWLNYLSNHELPYWLLKIQHIFQRVPDLSIWSTRLDQSEKFLSHWPIALCGLILLGIILAKFN; this comes from the coding sequence ATGACCACCATATTGCTCCCATTCAGCGTCATCTGGCCATTGCTGCTTGCGGGTATGCTACAGATTCCCCGGTTGCACACACTTGCCCTTGGATTATCCCCTTGGGCTGCTTTTCCAGCGCTACCTATCGCACTTTTCGCGGCAGACCATACCATTATTGAATTGCCGTGGTTGCTGCTGGGCAGCGAATGGGGACTGGATTTAACCGGACGTGTTTTTCTAGTGCTGACAGGCGTGTTATGGGGGCTCACCTGCTGGCATAGCCGTTACCACCTTCCCTCCACACAACAAGCACGTTTCTTCAGCTGGTTTCATCTCGCGCTTGCCGGCAATATTGGGCTCATTGTATCCCTCGACATGCTTAGTTTTTATCTGTTCTTCACACTAATGAGCTTCGCCTCTTACGGGCTGATAGCACATACACGCAGTGAGCAAGCCTGGTACGCCGGCAAGTGCTATCTAATCCTTGTCATTCTCGGCGAAGCAGCACTTTTTGCCGCGCTGATATTGACTGCATCCACCTGCAATACACTTTTATTCGAAACAGCACGTCCGCTGCTTGCACAATCCGAATGGCTAAATACCATTCTGCTGCTCACCTGGATCGGGTTCGGCATTAAGGTGGGTACAATTGGCCTGCATGTCTGGCTGCCACTCGCCCACCCGGCCGCACCGCCACCTGCCAGCGCAGTACTCTCCGGCATCATGCTCAAGGCAGGATTACTCGGCTGGCTGCGGCTGCTCCCATTAGGAGAAACTACACTGGAAAACTGGGGAGAATGGTGGATGGTATTAGGTCTGCTGGCAACCTTCTACGGCGCTCTCATCGGACTTACGCAACGTGACGCCAAGACACTGCTCGCCTATTCCAGCATCAGCCAAATGGGACTTTTGACCGCAGCTGTCGGCCTTGGCCTGATTGTACCCCATGCCTGGCCTCAAATCCTGACTACAATCCTGATTTACAGCTTGCATCACGGTTTCGCCAAAGGTGCATTATTTATGGGGGCCGGTATGCTGCTGCACGCTCATCCAGCATCGCGGAAATGGCTGCTAACAGGATTATTATTGCCGGCGTTATCCCTGGTCGGTGCGCCACTGACAAGTGGCTGGCTCGCCAAGTCACTCCTAAAAACACAGGCCACACACGCACCAGGCTACTGGGAAGTACTGTGGCAAAACCTGTTGCCAGCTAGTGCAGTGGCAACTGCATTGCTGATGGCAAGGTTCGTACTCCTGACGACTAGAATAAAAAATCAACCGGACAACACCCTATCTGCCCCTGATCACAAATATTTTGCACCATGGATAATTCTGCTGCTACTTATCACTATCATACCAATGGCTGTCAACTGGCTGGATGATTTTGAAATCTCGCATTCACTGATTATCAACAGCCTCTGGCCGCTGATACTCGCTACCCTGCTTTTTCTCTATCTTCACCGACAAACCACTAGAAATTCGCCTCTAGGGCGGCGCATTGCTCATTTAGTCATTCCACCAGGCGATATGCTCGTATTTTATGAGTACGGCATTCGGAGGATTTTGCTCTGGCTCAATTACCTGTCCAATCACGAGCTGCCCTACTGGTTACTAAAAATTCAGCATATATTTCAGCGTGTTCCAGATTTATCCATATGGTCAACCCGCCTGGATCAATCAGAAAAATTTCTTAGCCACTGGCCCATCGCGCTGTGCGGGCTGATTCTGCTCGGGATAATTCTTGCCAAATTCAATTGA
- a CDS encoding monovalent cation/H+ antiporter subunit D family protein, translating into MITQSWLPLLVLLTSLLSGLIIFTLPENNVRTRTTLNLLAAFSKIGLVSWMIWHIYQGQHYQIHIQFLPNIDFILQMDPLAVMFVSLSAVLWLVTTFYAIGYLEGSPHRSRFFGFFSLCVAATSGVAMAGNLLTFLICYELLTLAAYPLIVHRGTEAARKAGRTYLIYTIGGGVSLLTGTVWLYTLTGTLDFTPQGFVQQLSPALHPQLTIIFMLLIMGLGVKAALVPLHGWLPQAMVAPAPVSALLHAVAVVKAGAFGIVRVLYDVYGIDFSATLGVTAPLVMLAAVTIIYGSLRALTQDNLKRRLAFSTVSQVSYITLGVALAGPIGAIGGLVHLVHQGLMKITLFFCAGNLAETLGIHKISEMKGVGRRMPLTMTAFTLAALGMIGVPPIAGFISKWYLGMGALQSGLTWVIGVLLISTLLNAAYFLPILYTAWFDRPDTEPIAHPKTSRLLLWPPLITALLSLAAGLFAALPYTPLEWARFIVDLEFLQP; encoded by the coding sequence ATGATTACGCAAAGCTGGCTGCCACTTCTGGTGTTGCTGACCTCGCTGCTATCTGGGCTCATCATTTTTACCCTTCCGGAAAATAACGTACGAACCCGCACCACTCTGAATCTGCTGGCGGCATTCAGCAAGATTGGGCTGGTCAGCTGGATGATCTGGCATATTTACCAAGGCCAACACTATCAGATCCATATTCAATTTCTACCGAATATCGATTTCATATTACAAATGGATCCGCTCGCTGTGATGTTTGTCAGCCTGTCTGCCGTGTTATGGCTGGTTACCACTTTTTACGCCATCGGCTATCTGGAAGGCTCACCTCATCGCAGCCGTTTTTTTGGTTTTTTCAGCCTGTGTGTTGCAGCAACTTCCGGGGTTGCTATGGCAGGCAATCTGCTCACATTCCTCATCTGTTACGAGCTACTCACACTGGCTGCTTATCCCTTGATCGTGCATCGCGGCACTGAAGCAGCCCGCAAGGCCGGACGAACCTATCTCATCTACACAATTGGTGGAGGGGTATCGCTGCTGACCGGCACAGTCTGGCTGTACACCCTGACCGGCACGCTCGATTTCACTCCACAAGGCTTTGTACAGCAGTTATCTCCCGCATTACATCCCCAATTAACTATCATTTTCATGCTGCTGATTATGGGATTAGGCGTTAAAGCCGCATTGGTGCCCTTGCACGGCTGGTTGCCGCAGGCGATGGTCGCTCCGGCGCCAGTCAGCGCACTGCTACATGCTGTTGCGGTCGTCAAGGCAGGCGCATTCGGGATCGTGCGCGTGCTCTACGATGTTTATGGCATTGATTTCTCTGCAACACTTGGCGTTACAGCACCACTGGTGATGCTAGCAGCAGTCACTATCATTTACGGCTCATTGCGCGCACTCACGCAGGACAACCTCAAACGGCGACTCGCCTTCTCCACAGTCAGCCAGGTATCGTATATCACCCTGGGCGTGGCGCTCGCCGGGCCCATCGGTGCAATCGGAGGACTGGTTCATCTGGTACATCAAGGACTGATGAAAATCACACTATTCTTTTGTGCGGGCAATCTTGCTGAAACACTGGGCATCCACAAGATCAGTGAAATGAAGGGAGTAGGTCGACGCATGCCGCTTACCATGACAGCATTCACACTGGCCGCACTGGGCATGATTGGCGTGCCACCGATCGCAGGTTTTATCAGCAAATGGTATCTGGGCATGGGAGCGTTGCAAAGTGGCCTTACCTGGGTAATTGGTGTGCTGCTCATCAGCACGCTACTCAATGCCGCCTATTTTTTACCTATTTTATACACGGCCTGGTTTGACCGGCCAGACACAGAGCCGATCGCTCACCCGAAAACCTCCCGCTTGCTGCTCTGGCCTCCTCTGATAACCGCACTGCTATCACTTGCTGCCGGCCTGTTTGCCGCCCTGCCCTATACACCGCTGGAATGGGCACGCTTCATTGTGGATTTAGAGTTTTTGCAACCATGA
- a CDS encoding oxidoreductase: MITPDLGITLVVLPLTGALLAFLIRKHAHWIGLGTALAVSLILASLLTDLVTSPGDYYYTLGGWGAPLGIELHLDGLSAFMLMASVVTGLGVSLYAFSYFRIPPQDNGKSAAFWSLWLFLWAGLNALFLSADLFNLYVTLELIGLSAVALTALAGSRDALISAIRYLLTSLLGSLCYLLGIALLYHTYATVDLTLLSGRITAQPSTQAALALITAGLLLKSALFPLHFWLPPAHGSAAAPVSALLSALVVKASFYLLARLWLELFHPIHNLMPDLLGWFGAAAIIWGSLLALRQIRLKLLIAYSTVAQLGYFFLVFPLADNQSDEMLVGAWQGAFYMLLAHAFAKSAMFLAAGNIQLFSGHDRILEFDHIAQRLPLTLAAFSLAGVSIMGLPPSGGFTGKWLLLEAAIAQERWGYAIIILMGGLLAAGYVFKVIGHAFTQAQTESFISETRTIPAMMQWVALALALVSILLGCYPAPLLELLTIGNPFNFFHPGS, from the coding sequence ATGATCACGCCTGATCTCGGCATAACGCTGGTCGTACTGCCACTGACAGGCGCGCTACTGGCATTTCTAATTCGCAAACATGCTCACTGGATCGGGTTAGGTACCGCTTTGGCAGTAAGCCTTATACTAGCATCGTTACTTACCGATCTGGTTACCTCACCAGGAGACTATTACTACACCTTGGGCGGCTGGGGCGCACCACTTGGAATTGAGCTTCACCTGGACGGGTTGAGTGCATTCATGCTCATGGCGAGTGTCGTCACCGGGCTAGGTGTCAGCTTATATGCCTTTTCCTATTTTCGAATACCGCCTCAGGACAACGGCAAATCCGCTGCTTTCTGGTCGCTATGGCTCTTTTTATGGGCGGGGCTTAATGCGCTATTTCTATCAGCGGATCTTTTTAACTTGTACGTCACACTCGAACTGATTGGCCTCTCCGCCGTTGCACTAACCGCACTTGCCGGCAGCAGAGATGCGCTCATCAGCGCCATTCGCTATCTACTGACCAGCCTGCTTGGCTCGCTGTGTTATCTACTGGGTATCGCCCTGCTATATCACACCTATGCAACGGTCGATCTCACCCTGCTTTCCGGGCGCATTACCGCACAACCCTCAACACAAGCCGCGTTAGCGCTGATAACAGCCGGACTGCTGCTTAAGTCAGCGCTATTCCCATTACATTTTTGGTTGCCACCCGCGCACGGTAGTGCAGCTGCCCCGGTCAGCGCGTTACTCTCGGCTCTGGTGGTCAAGGCTTCGTTCTACTTGCTCGCACGCCTGTGGCTGGAACTCTTTCACCCTATCCATAATTTAATGCCAGATCTTCTGGGATGGTTCGGTGCTGCTGCTATTATCTGGGGTTCACTACTAGCGCTACGCCAGATTCGCCTTAAATTACTCATTGCTTATTCTACCGTTGCCCAGCTCGGTTATTTTTTTCTGGTTTTTCCGCTTGCAGATAACCAATCCGACGAGATGCTCGTCGGCGCCTGGCAGGGCGCGTTCTACATGTTGCTCGCACATGCATTTGCGAAAAGCGCCATGTTTCTTGCAGCTGGCAATATTCAACTATTTAGCGGGCATGATCGCATCCTCGAGTTCGATCATATCGCACAGCGACTGCCACTCACTCTTGCCGCTTTTTCCCTGGCAGGAGTGAGCATCATGGGACTGCCACCAAGTGGCGGATTCACCGGAAAATGGCTGTTACTGGAAGCCGCCATTGCGCAGGAACGATGGGGATATGCAATCATCATTCTTATGGGTGGACTTCTGGCAGCAGGTTATGTTTTCAAAGTGATTGGCCACGCCTTCACCCAAGCGCAGACAGAAAGCTTTATTTCTGAGACCCGCACCATCCCTGCCATGATGCAGTGGGTTGCATTAGCACTTGCCCTCGTCTCAATCCTGCTCGGATGCTATCCTGCACCATTACTTGAGTTGCTCACAATCGGAAACCCCTTCAATTTTTTTCATCCTGGCTCATGA
- a CDS encoding NADH-quinone oxidoreductase subunit K, with protein MTIAILYASTGIGLFSLGLYALIVLTHLLRKLLAINVMSCGVFLVLAGLAAHTPNAIVDPIPHAMVITGIVVAIAATALGLSILLRIHALTGRVHLPGVDEQFDD; from the coding sequence ATGACCATTGCCATACTGTATGCTTCGACCGGTATCGGCCTTTTTTCGCTGGGTCTTTATGCGTTAATCGTATTAACCCATTTACTGCGCAAGCTGCTAGCGATCAATGTCATGAGTTGTGGCGTTTTTCTGGTTCTCGCCGGCCTGGCGGCACACACGCCGAACGCTATCGTCGATCCCATCCCGCATGCAATGGTTATTACCGGTATCGTCGTCGCCATTGCTGCTACCGCTCTGGGGCTGTCCATTCTGCTTCGTATTCACGCACTGACAGGCAGAGTACATTTACCAGGTGTAGACGAGCAGTTTGATGACTGA
- a CDS encoding sodium:proton antiporter, translated as MQTKNVTRSEKLHKLTLTIFSAILVICVAIGLMISVFFLPVRDAELIEIVSAQLPASGVSHPVTAVLLNFRGYDTLLEMAVLLLALIGTWSLAPLDVQADDTRHPPGEMLDSLTRFLTPIIVLVAGYLLWAGAHAPGGAFQAGALLASLGIMIQLTGWKLPIELTGIYLRFIHVCGLVVFLLVAASGWFNSAPFFSLPPDLAGILILLIETFAMLSIGLTLATLFLLGRPHSTP; from the coding sequence ATGCAAACCAAAAATGTGACGCGATCAGAAAAATTACACAAACTTACCTTAACTATATTCAGCGCAATATTAGTTATCTGTGTCGCTATTGGGTTGATGATTTCCGTCTTTTTCCTGCCAGTCCGCGATGCCGAATTGATTGAGATCGTTTCCGCACAGCTCCCTGCAAGTGGCGTGAGTCATCCGGTAACAGCGGTACTACTCAATTTTCGTGGCTACGATACACTACTGGAAATGGCAGTATTGCTGCTAGCGCTAATAGGCACATGGTCACTTGCGCCACTTGACGTTCAAGCGGATGACACCAGGCACCCGCCAGGTGAAATGCTCGATAGCCTGACACGTTTTTTAACGCCAATCATCGTTCTGGTAGCAGGTTATCTCTTGTGGGCAGGTGCACACGCGCCCGGAGGCGCTTTTCAAGCAGGCGCATTACTGGCCTCGCTGGGCATCATGATTCAACTCACTGGCTGGAAACTTCCAATTGAACTAACCGGCATCTATCTTAGATTTATTCATGTTTGTGGCTTAGTCGTTTTTTTATTGGTAGCCGCATCAGGTTGGTTCAATAGCGCTCCCTTCTTCTCCCTCCCACCAGATCTGGCAGGTATACTGATACTACTGATCGAGACTTTTGCCATGCTATCGATCGGCCTGACACTCGCCACCCTGTTTTTACTGGGCAGACCGCATTCAACGCCATGA
- a CDS encoding DUF4040 domain-containing protein, producing METTLTPILLDYLLASLLTLVAALSLFSHNLFRAIILYIIFGLLLGLTWIRLDAPDIALAEIAIGAGLTGALLLSAWAVLARKDKSPCKPKM from the coding sequence ATGGAAACCACGCTGACACCCATTCTACTGGATTACCTGCTTGCTTCGCTTTTGACACTGGTAGCAGCCTTATCCCTATTTAGCCACAACCTCTTTCGTGCAATTATTTTGTATATCATCTTTGGTTTATTACTGGGGCTCACCTGGATAAGGCTGGATGCACCCGATATTGCACTTGCTGAAATCGCAATTGGTGCCGGGCTAACAGGTGCACTGCTGCTCTCTGCCTGGGCAGTTCTGGCCCGAAAAGACAAATCACCATGCAAACCAAAAATGTGA
- a CDS encoding monovalent cation/H(+) antiporter subunit G, with amino-acid sequence MSMINNLTILLLAMGGFFFLAGTIGLLRFPDVFTRLHALTKADNLGLGLIVAALSIQAESWTVVGKLVLIWLLVLFASSTTCHLIARAALQNNLPPWKPR; translated from the coding sequence ATGAGCATGATAAATAACCTCACGATCCTGCTGCTTGCAATGGGAGGGTTTTTCTTTCTGGCTGGCACTATTGGCCTGTTGCGTTTTCCAGATGTCTTTACGCGCCTGCATGCCCTCACCAAAGCAGACAACCTTGGCTTGGGTCTGATAGTGGCAGCCCTGAGCATCCAAGCCGAGTCGTGGACGGTGGTTGGCAAACTGGTGCTAATCTGGCTGCTTGTGTTGTTCGCCTCCAGCACCACTTGTCATCTGATTGCACGTGCCGCGTTACAAAATAATCTGCCACCATGGAAACCACGCTGA
- a CDS encoding pH regulation protein F: MILFYEIMLAFLLGTLAAGLWRIFQGPTPADRMLTAQLFGTTTVAMLLILSQLSGNHAFRDAALVLALLAAVMATAFVRRSWHTTMEPDDEHDK; encoded by the coding sequence ATGATCCTATTCTACGAAATTATGCTTGCTTTTCTACTGGGTACCCTGGCAGCAGGATTATGGCGAATCTTTCAAGGGCCCACCCCAGCTGACCGAATGCTGACAGCCCAGCTGTTTGGCACCACAACTGTGGCTATGTTGCTCATCCTGTCACAATTATCTGGCAATCACGCTTTTCGTGACGCCGCCCTGGTACTGGCGCTGCTGGCAGCGGTAATGGCAACAGCCTTCGTGCGCCGCAGCTGGCACACAACAATGGAACCTGACGATGAGCATGATAAATAA
- a CDS encoding Na+/H+ antiporter subunit E → MQNVTQTTFSIIIRASLFSGIWWLLTDGNLTAWWLGGLFVLTSTLLSRRLLPPSSWSLTGWLRFLPYFIFHSVSSSFDVAYRALRPGLNLAPVLIRYPMRLPAGTSHIFMTSITSLLPGTLAADLDGSCLIVHVLDGRTPYWQSLQLLESHIARLTNLVLPTPDKQKIPT, encoded by the coding sequence ATGCAAAACGTTACTCAGACAACATTCAGTATAATTATCCGTGCCAGCCTGTTTTCTGGGATATGGTGGCTGTTGACTGACGGCAACCTGACTGCGTGGTGGTTAGGCGGCCTGTTTGTTCTGACTTCCACCCTATTAAGCCGGCGGTTGCTTCCGCCATCCTCATGGTCGCTGACTGGCTGGCTACGCTTTCTTCCTTATTTCATATTCCACTCTGTCAGCAGCAGCTTCGATGTCGCCTACCGAGCTTTGCGACCAGGCTTGAATCTGGCTCCGGTTTTAATCAGGTACCCCATGCGCCTGCCGGCAGGCACATCCCATATTTTTATGACCAGCATCACCAGCTTGCTCCCAGGCACATTGGCTGCAGACCTGGATGGGTCCTGTCTAATCGTACACGTACTCGACGGCAGAACGCCTTACTGGCAGTCATTGCAACTACTGGAAAGCCATATTGCACGGTTGACCAATCTCGTCCTGCCAACACCAGATAAGCAAAAAATACCCACATGA